In Ananas comosus cultivar F153 unplaced genomic scaffold, ASM154086v1, whole genome shotgun sequence, the DNA window GAGCCTGATGAGAATAGGGTAAAAATTTTTAACCTGCCCGCCCGCGCCTGCACCCCGCGCCCCACGCCGTGAGTGCGCCCGCGCCCCCGCTCGCGCCCACGCCTCCGCCCTCGCGCCACATGTGCAGATTCTTGCAATTAACTttcgtcaaatataaaattaacttaagctgcatcaatttttttaaaattttttaatgtataatatatattattcctcgATAACTGTACAATCTATAaagaataattatgaaatattttattttttaatgtacaatttatatctTAATGCTCAATAAACTCcatcaatttatattttaaatgtatttaaaaaattcaaaataactaCTGAATGTTAacataaaatttgtaaaaataagttGGTGGATAAGTGCGGTTATACATGTGAAGCAAGGATTAAATATTGTGATACGAGATCATGTCGAAAACTTACGGTATCGTGCTAAAGATTTTCCAGCCCGGTATGGCATAGTGCTTGATGGATCATATCAATGCAtgctaattataaaaaaaagggctaattgcatacacgtccttgcaaatatggtgaattgcagatatatccctacaaagctcaacttttataagttaatACTGCAAAAAtactaatgtattcagatatgtcacTGCCGTTAGGGTCTGTTAGGaaaaatttcgttaaccacaATTAAAATACCTAAcaatggttaattaataaggtgaattgGCAATTTTACCCTTCTTCATCTCCCTCTTtatcttctttatcttcttcttctgcttgtTGAAATGGCCGTCTACGTCGTCACCGGCGatggaggagatgcggcgggcCATCGCAGTggagaaagaaggtgaagaTGGAGCTGCAGCAGCTAGTGCTCGCGATCCTCGACGACCCTGTGGTGAGCCGCGTGTTCGGGGAGGCCGGGTTTCGGAGCTGCGACATCAAGCTCGTGATCTTCTGCCCCCCCGCCGCCGATCCTTCGCTTCCCCCGCGCCGCGCGGTGCTCGCCGCTCTTCCTTTGCAACTTCGCCGCCGGGACGGCTTCAAGGCCCGTGGCTTCGCCTTCCCCTTTGCTCCACCCCGGATCCGACTCCTCCTCCCCCGCCACCGTCACCATCGCCCCCGCCGCCAAGAACTTCCGCCGCAGCCTCTCAGTTTCGCGAACCGCCGGCAGCCGTGCCgtaaaggaagagaaagaggaaaaaagatatatttgtgagggtattTCTGTAAAATACCAGCTtgaacttttggagggacatatttgtgagggcaaaaatgCCATTTCATAAcgctactgttaaaaaataaacagctctctaacgaattctaatcagagagacatatctgaatatattaagatttttacaggaataatttataaaaattgagttttatagggatatatatgcaattcagtatatttgtagggacgtgtatgcaattaactcatatatatgtatgtcgATACGTAAtagtatgaaaatttattttctctagtaacaaaatatttttattactttttatatatttttatcaagttttttgaagtttattgaaaaaattacgcGCTATTTAAAGAAAAATGGTTTTGAGCTATATTATCGACACAAAAGCTATATCCTAACGATATCTTGCTAACACAATGCGACATGGAGGATACCCATGCCAATGGATACTTAAATCTATGATGCAGaataatattgtatatatatataaaaaaaatatttaagttatatatattatactgttcTAAGTTCTAACCAAggattttggtttttttatagtttttagttttaaaattaaaaagttgataaGACTAATGAGAAATAGTGGACTtcggataaaaaatataaaatttacaccccACTTATAGCATTAATTGCTCTTGTATTTTTATTGGAAGCATAATGCGGAatcactttaatttttttaccaatAGAAATTCAGATATTGGGAATTTATAAATCATCAATGGAAACCTAGTACTTGTATTAGGAACAATGAAAACTTTACCTTaataatcacttttttttttccatatttcaATAATCACTTATAAGCCATGTTTGATTCGAAGTCGAAATGTGAATAGAATAAACTGGAATGgctcaatataaaaaaaaaaaaatagaggatgAATTGGCCTTcagtaatttaataatttttggtAATCTTTCCAAATAATTCAACAAAGAAGAGTACAATATGTTACAAACAACCAGTACTTCACCAAACCTACAACTAGTCGATACACATTGGGTCCAAATCCAATCCACACCAATTCCAACCATTTTAGTTCACTCTTGAGCAATGCAACCTAATCTGGCCGCTGGTCCCAGTCAGCGGGTTCAACCTCCCCATCTTGACCATCGCCGCAGCGAAGTCGGCCGCGAACAACGTGCCGTCCGCACTATACTGCCGGACCAGCGAATCTTGCGGCCCGTTGTTGAACAGCTCCTGGTCCGAGTGGAAGAGGACGCGGTGCGCGATCAGGTCGCGGTAGTACGCGTTGTCGAACCGCTCCGGCGTTCGGTCGAGGGGTGCCAAAGCCTCAGCGGCCCCGCCGCCGGCACTCAGCGAGCAATTTTGCTGCAGGAGGGATGCGAATGCGCTGTCGATGCTGGTGTCGCCCATCATGCGGTCGGCGAAGAAGCCGCAGTGCGCGTGGCCGATGGTGTGCGCGCCGGAGAGCGCGGTCACGTCGCGTGCCGTGAAGCCCCTCCGGTTGAACGTGTTGAGGAGCTGGGCGAGGTCGGAGCTCGGGCCGGGGAGGAATTCATTGGCGGCCTTCATGTTTGCCGTGAGTGAGTCCCTGCGGCCGAGTTCAACTGTCCAAGAGGGTCCTCCGAGCTGCAGTCGATAGGCAATGATTTAGACCATATATTGCGAGATAATAAGAACAGCAACTG includes these proteins:
- the LOC109705048 gene encoding peroxidase P7-like, encoding MATTFSSTTLLALALFTLLTSAAHSTLSPSFYNASCPKLQTVVRAAMVDVVRKEPRMAASILRLFFHDCFPNGCDGSILLDETPKFLSEKNAAPNFNSVRGFDVIDAIKSKVEKVCRATVSCADIVALATRDGVNLLGGPSWTVELGRRDSLTANMKAANEFLPGPSSDLAQLLNTFNRRGFTARDVTALSGAHTIGHAHCGFFADRMMGDTSIDSAFASLLQQNCSLSAGGGAAEALAPLDRTPERFDNAYYRDLIAHRVLFHSDQELFNNGPQDSLVRQYSADGTLFAADFAAAMVKMGRLNPLTGTSGQIRLHCSRVN